From Streptomyces sp. NBC_01754, a single genomic window includes:
- a CDS encoding SWIM zinc finger family protein, which produces MSPSFPGPRRAPARGKRAFAATWWGQAWVTSLEGSTLDAGRLSRGRTYARKGMVGSINIAPGRIKAAVQGSEPRPYRSAVHLPVLTDAQWDTLLDTITARAGHVAALLDGEMPAELVDDARQSGVPLLPQATELDPECSCPDWGYPCKHAAALCYAIAATIDADPFVIFALRGRDRDEILAQLRARRTTAQEAATSQAPNGIPAAAAYARWTEHAPELPRHPAPAAHAIALPVAPPSGTGLAATDLERLMTDAAARAERLLAGDTTCLYLTQHQDAVRIAASGPGPEWFHHLIQNTGAKPTAFARLTRAWRFGGPYGITVAEQPHTPDPVVMTAARTALNTALAEMTTTHAHFKGWRNRLSLTDHGIQLRLGPDTRWYPYLLDEDGEWWPAAPAETDPTAALTAVWRRTQ; this is translated from the coding sequence ATGAGCCCTTCGTTCCCCGGACCGCGCCGCGCACCCGCCCGCGGCAAGCGAGCCTTCGCCGCGACCTGGTGGGGCCAGGCATGGGTGACGTCCCTGGAGGGCTCGACCCTGGACGCCGGAAGGCTGTCACGCGGACGTACCTATGCCCGCAAGGGAATGGTCGGTTCGATCAACATTGCCCCAGGCCGGATCAAGGCCGCTGTCCAGGGCAGCGAGCCGCGCCCGTACCGCTCCGCGGTCCACCTGCCCGTCCTTACCGATGCGCAGTGGGACACCCTGCTGGACACGATCACGGCCCGCGCCGGGCATGTCGCCGCGCTCCTCGACGGCGAGATGCCGGCCGAACTCGTCGACGACGCCCGCCAGTCGGGCGTGCCACTGCTGCCCCAGGCCACCGAGCTCGACCCCGAGTGCTCCTGCCCCGACTGGGGCTACCCCTGCAAGCATGCCGCCGCGCTCTGTTACGCCATCGCCGCCACCATCGACGCCGACCCCTTTGTGATCTTCGCGCTGCGAGGTCGCGATCGCGACGAGATACTCGCTCAGCTGCGCGCACGCCGTACGACAGCTCAGGAGGCCGCCACCTCACAGGCCCCGAACGGCATTCCGGCTGCCGCCGCGTACGCCCGCTGGACCGAACACGCACCCGAACTGCCCCGGCACCCGGCCCCTGCTGCCCACGCCATCGCGCTGCCCGTCGCCCCGCCGTCCGGGACCGGCCTGGCCGCCACGGATCTGGAGCGTCTCATGACCGACGCCGCCGCACGTGCCGAGCGCCTTCTCGCGGGAGACACAACCTGCCTGTACCTGACCCAGCACCAGGACGCCGTACGGATCGCGGCGAGCGGCCCCGGACCCGAATGGTTCCATCACCTGATCCAGAACACCGGTGCCAAGCCGACCGCATTCGCCCGTCTCACCCGTGCCTGGCGTTTCGGCGGCCCCTACGGCATCACCGTCGCCGAACAGCCCCACACCCCCGACCCGGTGGTGATGACCGCAGCCCGCACCGCCCTGAACACGGCCCTCGCCGAGATGACCACCACGCACGCTCACTTCAAGGGCTGGCGCAACCGGCTCTCCCTCACCGACCACGGCATCCAGCTCCGCCTCGGCCCCGACACCCGCTGGTACCCGTACCTCCTGGACGAAGACGGCGAATGGTGGCCCGCAGCACCGGCCGAGACCGATCCGACCGCAGCGCTCACTGCGGTCTGGCGCCGGACCCAGTAA
- a CDS encoding LLM class flavin-dependent oxidoreductase, whose translation MSLRLSTVILPLDRWHEGGCAKWQRAEDLGFHSAYTYDHLSWRSFRDGPWFGAVPTLTAAATVTQRMRLGTLVTSPNFRHPVTLAKELIALDDISDGRITLGIGAGGSGFDATALGQEAWTPRERADRFGEFLPLLDRLLTEGAVTQEGDYYSAVEARILPGCVQRPRLPFAVAATGPRGIRLAARYGQAWVTTGDPKLFEGGTPEQSRAALAGQIDRLGEACAAVGRDVDELGKVLLTGFTPDRNAPFTSVEAFVDFAGRHQELGFTEIVVHWPVADSDFDIDPDVFEAIAAEGAGRLG comes from the coding sequence ATGAGCCTGCGTCTGAGCACCGTGATCCTCCCCCTCGACCGCTGGCATGAAGGCGGCTGCGCAAAATGGCAGCGGGCCGAGGATCTGGGCTTCCACTCCGCGTACACGTACGACCACCTGTCCTGGCGCAGCTTTCGCGACGGGCCGTGGTTCGGAGCGGTACCCACGTTGACGGCAGCGGCGACCGTCACGCAGCGTATGCGTTTGGGTACTCTCGTCACCTCCCCGAACTTCCGGCACCCGGTGACACTCGCCAAGGAGCTCATCGCACTCGACGACATCTCCGACGGGCGGATCACGCTGGGGATCGGGGCCGGCGGGAGCGGGTTCGACGCGACGGCGCTCGGGCAGGAGGCGTGGACGCCGAGGGAGCGGGCCGACCGGTTCGGGGAGTTCCTGCCGCTGTTGGACCGGCTGCTCACCGAGGGCGCGGTCACGCAGGAGGGGGACTACTACTCGGCGGTCGAGGCGCGGATTCTGCCCGGTTGTGTGCAGCGGCCTCGGCTGCCGTTCGCGGTCGCGGCGACCGGGCCGCGCGGCATCCGGCTGGCGGCGCGCTACGGGCAGGCGTGGGTGACGACCGGCGACCCGAAGCTGTTCGAGGGGGGCACGCCGGAGCAGTCGCGGGCTGCGCTGGCCGGGCAGATCGACCGGCTGGGCGAGGCGTGCGCGGCGGTCGGGCGGGATGTGGACGAGCTGGGCAAGGTCCTGCTCACCGGTTTCACTCCGGACCGCAACGCGCCTTTCACGTCGGTCGAGGCGTTCGTCGACTTCGCCGGGCGCCATCAGGAGCTCGGTTTCACCGAGATCGTCGTCCACTGGCCCGTCGCCGACTCCGATTTCGACATCGATCCGGACGTTTTCGAGGCCATCGCCGCCGAGGGCGCGGGCCGACTGGGCTGA